The Actinomadura sp. WMMB 499 genome includes a window with the following:
- a CDS encoding LCP family protein, translated as MTDGHGTGGDGPSDGDADPLERYFRPRPAGRGDGRAGGDDGDIDGVTIDGMPAPRVPVEGPRGPRRPGPRMSPRAALSARRQRRLLGVTAGMSAFVLLTSGGAWAFQNYVTGAIDKISIDGLDRDAGGVEGPMTVLVAGVDRRDGLTREQIKAAKLGKFPGERSDTMLLLHLSADRKRISVVSLPRDSLVTIPAHESNGSEGAKGQNVPARPGKLTWAYQFGGASLAVKTVKRATGVSIDHYVEVNFYGFVKMVDSLGGVDVCVEQPVQDPKSGLRLPAGTSHVDGLKALAFARTRYSLTGGSDLGRIDRQQQFLAALMKQALSTKTLSNPVKSTKFLNAALDTLTVDDQLAEDLPEMVDEMRDLSTDDLAFAKVPLENPDHQAALWNAAAPQSTVKWDKAQAQELFQKIEEDEPLASPEPSPPKPGTSPTRKPEDRLTVPPEDVSVRVLNAIGTPGLATKAGRQLEEAGFTASVVPGLARRGLQTTEIRYGPSRADAAKTLAKALPGAKLKEMPELQAEIQIYVGGDWDGVEEVKAEPAEPTPEPTRSTPVETGTQKLCG; from the coding sequence ATGACGGACGGGCACGGCACGGGCGGCGACGGCCCGTCCGACGGGGACGCCGATCCGCTGGAGCGCTACTTCCGGCCCCGGCCCGCGGGCCGGGGCGACGGACGGGCGGGCGGCGACGACGGCGACATCGACGGGGTGACCATCGACGGGATGCCCGCGCCGCGGGTGCCGGTCGAGGGGCCGCGCGGGCCGCGCAGGCCGGGGCCGCGGATGAGCCCGCGCGCCGCGCTGAGCGCCCGGCGGCAGCGACGGCTGCTGGGGGTCACGGCGGGCATGTCGGCGTTCGTGCTGCTGACGTCCGGCGGGGCGTGGGCGTTCCAGAACTACGTGACGGGCGCGATCGACAAGATCTCGATCGACGGCCTGGACCGGGACGCGGGCGGCGTCGAGGGCCCGATGACCGTGCTGGTCGCGGGGGTCGACCGCCGCGACGGGCTGACCAGGGAGCAGATCAAGGCCGCGAAGCTGGGCAAGTTCCCCGGTGAGCGGTCGGACACGATGCTGCTGCTGCACCTTTCGGCCGACCGGAAGCGGATCTCCGTGGTGAGCCTGCCGCGCGACTCGCTCGTGACGATCCCCGCGCACGAGTCGAACGGGTCGGAGGGCGCGAAGGGCCAGAACGTGCCCGCGCGTCCGGGCAAGCTGACGTGGGCGTACCAGTTCGGCGGGGCGAGCCTCGCGGTGAAGACGGTGAAGCGCGCGACGGGCGTGTCGATCGACCACTACGTCGAGGTCAACTTCTACGGGTTCGTGAAGATGGTCGACTCGCTGGGCGGCGTGGACGTGTGCGTGGAGCAGCCCGTCCAGGACCCGAAGAGCGGGCTGCGGCTGCCCGCCGGGACGTCGCACGTGGACGGGCTGAAGGCGCTCGCGTTCGCCCGGACCCGGTACTCGCTGACCGGGGGCAGCGACCTCGGCCGGATCGACCGGCAGCAGCAGTTCCTCGCCGCGCTGATGAAGCAGGCGCTGTCGACGAAGACGCTGAGCAACCCGGTCAAGTCGACGAAGTTCCTGAACGCGGCCCTCGACACGCTGACGGTCGACGACCAGTTGGCGGAGGACCTGCCGGAAATGGTCGACGAGATGCGCGACCTGTCGACCGACGACCTGGCGTTCGCGAAGGTCCCGCTGGAGAACCCCGACCATCAGGCCGCCCTGTGGAACGCGGCGGCGCCGCAGTCGACGGTGAAGTGGGACAAGGCGCAGGCGCAGGAGCTGTTCCAGAAGATCGAGGAGGACGAGCCGCTGGCGTCGCCGGAGCCGTCGCCGCCGAAGCCCGGCACGTCCCCGACGCGGAAGCCGGAGGACCGCCTGACCGTGCCGCCCGAGGACGTCTCGGTGCGGGTGCTGAACGCGATCGGCACGCCGGGGCTGGCGACCAAGGCGGGACGGCAACTGGAGGAGGCCGGCTTCACGGCGAGCGTCGTGCCGGGACTGGCGCGGCGCGGCCTGCAGACGACGGAGATCCGGTACGGGCCGTCCCGGGCGGACGCGGCCAAGACGCTCGCCAAGGCGCTTCCCGGCGCCAAGCTCAAGGAGATGCCCGAGCTCCAGGCGGAGATCCAGATCTATGTGGGCGGTGACTGGGACGGCGTCGAAGAGGTGAAGGCCGAGCCGGCCGAGCCCACGCCGGAGCCGACCCGGAGCACGCCGGTGGAGACCGGGACCCAGAAGCTCTGCGGCTAG
- a CDS encoding thioesterase family protein, translating to MDGFYEPLPGGGFASTPATAGPWSPEFQHAGPVAGLVGRALERHEPVPGTRVARMTMEILGPVPVAPLHVAVRTVRPGRRVTLLEAELAHEGRPVVRATAWRTLRAPDALAPIVRTPPPPPLPAASRPLRAWAGAHMDGYLSAMEWRLVEGAFAEPGPATTWARARVPLVAGEDDTPLVRALVLSDSVSGVGSEIDLSAWLVINTDLTVALHRDPVGEWLCLSGSMQVEPGGSALCEGSLADASGDIGRVLQTMFVDDLPR from the coding sequence TTGGACGGGTTCTACGAGCCGCTGCCCGGCGGCGGGTTCGCCTCCACCCCCGCGACCGCGGGGCCGTGGTCGCCGGAGTTCCAGCACGCCGGGCCGGTCGCCGGTCTCGTCGGGCGCGCCCTCGAGCGGCACGAGCCGGTCCCGGGCACCCGGGTCGCGCGGATGACGATGGAGATCCTCGGCCCGGTGCCGGTCGCGCCGCTGCACGTCGCGGTGCGGACCGTCCGTCCGGGGCGGCGCGTCACCCTCCTGGAGGCCGAACTGGCCCACGAGGGACGGCCGGTCGTGCGCGCGACCGCGTGGCGGACGCTGCGGGCCCCGGACGCCCTGGCCCCGATCGTCCGCACGCCGCCGCCCCCGCCGCTGCCCGCCGCGTCCCGCCCCCTGCGGGCCTGGGCGGGCGCCCACATGGACGGCTACCTGTCCGCGATGGAGTGGCGCCTCGTCGAGGGGGCCTTCGCCGAGCCCGGACCCGCCACGACGTGGGCCCGCGCCCGCGTGCCGCTCGTCGCGGGCGAGGACGACACGCCGCTCGTGCGCGCGCTCGTCCTGTCCGACAGCGTGTCCGGCGTGGGCAGCGAGATCGACCTGTCCGCCTGGCTGGTGATCAACACGGACCTGACGGTGGCACTGCACCGCGATCCCGTCGGCGAGTGGCTCTGCCTGAGCGGGTCGATGCAGGTCGAGCCCGGCGGCAGCGCGCTGTGCGAGGGCTCGCTGGCCGACGCGTCCGGCGACATCGGACGCGTCCTGCAGACCATGTTCGTGGACGACCTCCCCCGCTGA
- a CDS encoding MFS transporter, whose protein sequence is MRTAEKNLAPSGGPEPGGAGLPLPALLALATAVFITSLTETLPAGLLPAMSDDLRVGEAAAGQTVTVYAIGTALTAVPLTAATAAWRRKRLLLATVAGFAVANTVTALSEHYLLTMTARFAAGVAAGLAWALLAGYARRLAPPHLEGRAIAIAMAGIPVALSLGVPAGTFLGNSVGWRAAFLLMTALTIVLLGWIAAAVPDFPGRRAGERGPRTSVLRVPGVAPVLFVTLAFVLAHTILYTYIATFLDGAGMGGSTDLVLLVFGAASLTGIWIVGAHIHRRLRALTIAGTLLVGAGAAVLALAAGEPALVYAAVTLWGLGWGGAPTLLQTAAGDAAGAEADAAQAMLVTLWNAAMAGGGVAGGVLLGAFGHGAFPWGTLVLLAPVLAVVLAARTHGFPARRRA, encoded by the coding sequence ATGCGGACCGCGGAGAAGAACCTCGCACCCTCCGGCGGCCCGGAGCCAGGCGGCGCCGGGCTGCCGCTGCCCGCGCTGCTCGCGCTGGCCACGGCCGTCTTCATCACCAGCCTCACCGAGACGCTGCCCGCCGGACTGCTGCCCGCGATGAGCGACGACCTGCGCGTCGGCGAGGCCGCCGCCGGGCAGACCGTCACCGTCTACGCGATCGGCACCGCGCTCACCGCCGTCCCGCTGACCGCCGCCACGGCCGCCTGGCGGCGCAAGCGGCTGCTGCTCGCCACCGTCGCCGGATTCGCCGTCGCCAACACCGTGACCGCGCTGTCCGAGCACTACCTGCTGACGATGACCGCCCGGTTCGCCGCCGGGGTCGCGGCCGGGCTCGCCTGGGCGCTGCTCGCCGGGTACGCGCGCCGGCTCGCCCCGCCCCACCTGGAGGGGCGGGCCATCGCGATCGCGATGGCGGGCATCCCCGTCGCGCTGTCGCTGGGCGTCCCGGCGGGCACCTTCCTCGGGAACTCCGTCGGCTGGCGGGCCGCGTTCCTGCTGATGACCGCGCTGACGATCGTCCTGCTCGGCTGGATCGCGGCGGCCGTCCCCGACTTCCCCGGACGCCGCGCGGGCGAGCGCGGCCCGCGGACGAGCGTGCTGCGCGTGCCGGGCGTCGCGCCCGTCCTGTTCGTCACCCTCGCGTTCGTCCTCGCCCACACGATCCTCTACACCTACATCGCCACGTTCCTCGACGGCGCCGGGATGGGCGGCTCGACCGACCTCGTCCTGCTGGTGTTCGGCGCCGCGTCCCTCACCGGCATCTGGATCGTGGGCGCGCACATCCACCGCCGGCTCCGCGCGCTGACGATCGCCGGGACGCTCCTCGTGGGGGCCGGGGCCGCCGTCCTGGCCCTCGCGGCGGGCGAGCCCGCGCTCGTCTACGCCGCCGTCACGCTGTGGGGCCTCGGCTGGGGCGGCGCGCCCACCCTCCTGCAGACGGCCGCGGGGGACGCGGCCGGCGCCGAGGCGGACGCCGCGCAGGCGATGCTCGTCACCCTCTGGAACGCCGCCATGGCGGGCGGGGGCGTCGCCGGGGGAGTGCTGCTCGGCGCCTTCGGCCACGGCGCGTTCCCCTGGGGCACGCTCGTCCTGCTCGCGCCCGTCCTCGCGGTCGTCCTCGCCGCCCGGACGCACGGCTTTCCCGCCCGCCGCCGGGCGTGA
- a CDS encoding BTAD domain-containing putative transcriptional regulator — translation MRFGVLGPVAVWDGEGTPVRIRETKVRALLADLLAHEGRPVPADRLIHDLWGDATPGDPANALQAKVSQLRRALGRDRVTRQAGGYRLVLDRPGDEVDADRFRALAAAARAVDDPRVRAARLTEALDLWRGPAFADIADAGFARPAAERLDDQRLGVLEEQAEARLAAGEHALLAGELGDLVARHPLRERLRAVQMRALYRAGRQSEALASYAELRALMADELGIDPDRELAELHAAILRQDAALAPAPARPRLPVPLTALIGRDACLDEVAALVRSSRLVTLTGPGGVGKTRLALAAANRLAGAFPDGVWLAELGGRHGDAAVLAQAVADALGVRDDEPSAPTGPGAGPGGGTGGGTAPTADRLAAALRDRRLLLVLDNVEHVVEPAAALTAFLLRDAPGPTILATGREPLGLTGEKVYAVGPLGEADAVRLFTERAAASAPGFAPDEAGRAAVARICARLDGVPLALELAATRVRSLGVRELAARLGDRFGLLTGGPRDAPARQRTLRAVIDWSWDLLGADERAVLRRLAVPADGCDLDAAEAVCADGRDVRRADVLDVLGRLVDRSLVVMAEGAAGPRYRLLESVAAYAAERLAEAGETAATRDRHLRHYLALAERAEPHLRDAGQRAWLDRLDAESANTRAALGEALRRPAPDEAVRLATALAWWWLLRGRLHEARRTLDAVLGVAPDAAEARVLRAAFGLLTRDGRAAEAPEDGVADPVRDARARWFHAYALFQAGDRAGAATVNARALVRSEAAGDHWGVAAAHGLEASLALVRGDLATVGRAGTRAAELFGELGDRWGRLQTVSPLADLAEIRGDYAAAGRRQRAGLAIAEELGLRAEISARLSGLGRLALLAGDHDRARDLHERSLRLATEQGFRYGEVHALMGLALGARRAGDLDAAQRHLHRIRDEYESSDVGEHLLCAELGFVAELRGDAAGALAHHRRGMELACATGEPRMLALSLEGLAGALVLDGGAERAAVLLGAADAARRSVDAPLPDAERGDVDRIEAAAAAVLGKERFAAAFRRGSSPAPAEAAPPVT, via the coding sequence ATGCGGTTCGGCGTGCTCGGTCCTGTGGCGGTGTGGGACGGGGAGGGAACGCCGGTGCGGATCCGCGAGACGAAGGTCCGGGCACTGCTCGCCGACCTGCTCGCGCACGAGGGGCGTCCCGTGCCGGCCGACCGCCTGATCCACGACCTGTGGGGCGACGCGACGCCCGGCGACCCCGCGAACGCCCTGCAGGCGAAGGTGTCGCAGCTGCGGCGGGCGCTCGGCCGCGACCGCGTCACCCGGCAGGCGGGCGGGTACCGGCTCGTCCTCGACCGGCCCGGCGACGAGGTCGACGCGGACCGGTTCCGCGCGCTGGCCGCGGCGGCGCGCGCGGTGGACGATCCGCGGGTGCGGGCCGCGCGGCTCACCGAGGCCCTGGACCTGTGGCGCGGGCCCGCGTTCGCCGACATCGCGGACGCGGGGTTCGCGCGCCCGGCGGCGGAACGCCTGGACGACCAGCGGCTCGGCGTACTGGAGGAGCAGGCCGAGGCACGACTGGCGGCGGGCGAGCACGCGCTGCTGGCCGGGGAGCTGGGCGACCTGGTGGCGCGGCACCCGCTGCGCGAACGGCTCCGGGCCGTCCAGATGCGCGCCCTGTACCGGGCGGGGCGGCAGAGCGAGGCGCTGGCGTCCTACGCGGAGCTGCGCGCCCTGATGGCGGACGAGCTGGGCATCGACCCGGACCGCGAGCTGGCCGAGCTGCACGCGGCGATCCTGCGGCAGGACGCGGCGCTCGCGCCGGCCCCGGCCCGGCCGCGCCTGCCGGTGCCGCTCACCGCGCTGATCGGCCGCGACGCGTGCCTGGACGAGGTCGCCGCGCTCGTCCGCTCGTCCCGGCTGGTGACGCTGACCGGGCCGGGCGGGGTCGGGAAGACGCGGCTGGCGCTGGCGGCGGCGAACCGGCTCGCCGGCGCGTTCCCGGACGGGGTGTGGCTGGCCGAGCTCGGGGGACGGCACGGTGACGCGGCGGTGCTCGCGCAGGCGGTCGCGGACGCCCTCGGGGTCCGCGACGACGAGCCGTCCGCGCCGACCGGCCCCGGAGCCGGCCCCGGAGGCGGGACCGGAGGCGGGACCGCGCCGACCGCCGACCGGCTCGCGGCGGCGCTGCGGGACCGGCGGCTGCTGCTCGTGCTCGACAACGTCGAGCACGTCGTCGAACCGGCCGCCGCGCTCACCGCGTTCCTGCTGCGCGACGCCCCCGGACCCACGATCCTGGCGACCGGGCGGGAGCCGCTCGGGCTCACCGGCGAGAAGGTGTACGCGGTCGGCCCGCTCGGGGAGGCCGACGCCGTGCGGCTGTTCACCGAACGCGCCGCCGCGTCCGCGCCCGGGTTCGCGCCGGACGAGGCGGGCCGCGCGGCCGTCGCGCGGATCTGCGCGCGGCTCGACGGGGTGCCGCTGGCGCTCGAACTCGCCGCGACGCGCGTCCGGTCCCTCGGGGTGCGGGAGCTGGCGGCGCGGCTCGGCGACCGGTTCGGGCTGCTCACCGGCGGCCCGCGGGACGCGCCCGCCCGGCAGCGCACGCTGCGCGCGGTGATCGACTGGAGCTGGGACCTGCTGGGCGCGGACGAGCGCGCCGTGCTGCGGCGGCTCGCGGTGCCCGCGGACGGCTGCGATCTGGACGCGGCGGAGGCCGTCTGCGCGGACGGGCGCGACGTGCGGCGCGCGGACGTCCTGGACGTGCTCGGCCGGCTCGTCGACCGGTCGCTCGTCGTGATGGCGGAGGGCGCGGCCGGGCCGCGGTACCGGCTGCTGGAGTCGGTCGCCGCGTACGCGGCGGAGCGGCTGGCGGAGGCGGGCGAGACCGCCGCGACCCGGGACCGGCACCTGCGCCACTACCTGGCCCTCGCCGAGCGCGCCGAGCCGCATCTGCGGGACGCGGGGCAGCGGGCGTGGCTGGACCGCCTGGACGCCGAGTCGGCGAACACGCGGGCCGCGCTCGGCGAGGCGCTGCGGCGCCCCGCGCCGGACGAGGCGGTGCGGCTCGCGACCGCGCTGGCGTGGTGGTGGCTGCTGCGCGGACGGCTGCACGAGGCGCGGCGGACGCTGGACGCGGTGCTCGGCGTCGCGCCGGACGCCGCCGAGGCGCGCGTCCTGCGGGCCGCGTTCGGGCTGCTGACCCGCGACGGCCGCGCCGCCGAAGCACCCGAGGACGGCGTCGCGGACCCGGTGCGGGACGCCCGCGCCCGCTGGTTCCACGCGTACGCCCTCTTCCAGGCGGGCGACCGCGCCGGGGCCGCGACGGTGAACGCCCGCGCGCTCGTCCGGTCCGAGGCCGCCGGCGACCACTGGGGTGTCGCCGCCGCGCACGGGCTGGAGGCGAGCCTCGCGCTCGTCCGGGGCGACCTGGCGACCGTCGGACGGGCGGGCACGCGGGCCGCGGAGCTGTTCGGCGAGCTCGGCGACCGGTGGGGCCGGCTGCAGACCGTGTCGCCGCTCGCCGATCTCGCCGAGATCAGGGGCGACTACGCGGCGGCCGGGCGGCGCCAGCGGGCGGGGCTCGCGATCGCCGAGGAGCTGGGGCTGCGGGCGGAGATCTCCGCCCGGCTGTCCGGCCTGGGCCGGCTCGCGCTGCTCGCCGGCGACCACGACAGGGCCCGCGACCTGCACGAGCGGTCCCTGCGGCTGGCCACCGAGCAGGGGTTCCGGTACGGCGAGGTGCACGCCCTGATGGGGCTCGCGCTCGGGGCGCGCCGCGCGGGCGATCTCGACGCGGCGCAACGGCACCTGCACCGGATCCGGGACGAGTACGAGTCGTCCGATGTCGGGGAGCATCTGCTGTGCGCGGAGCTCGGGTTCGTCGCCGAGCTGCGCGGGGACGCGGCGGGAGCGCTCGCGCACCATCGCCGGGGCATGGAGCTCGCGTGCGCCACCGGGGAGCCGCGCATGCTCGCGCTCTCTCTGGAGGGGCTCGCGGGCGCGCTCGTCCTGGACGGCGGCGCCGAACGCGCGGCCGTCCTGCTGGGGGCGGCGGACGCGGCCCGCCGGAGCGTGGACGCGCCGCTGCCGGACGCCGAACGCGGGGACGTGGACCGGATCGAGGCCGCGGCGGCGGCCGTCCTGGGGAAGGAGCGGTTCGCGGCCGCGTTCCGCCGGGGCTCCTCGCCGGCCCCGGCGGAGGCCGCGCCTCCGGTTACTTGA
- a CDS encoding acyl-CoA dehydrogenase family protein: MSSDFPTYAPSEEHELLRSTVRELADAKIAPFAAEVDEEPRFPREALEALVANELHAVHVPEVYGGAGADALATVIVIEEVARACGSSSLIPAVNKLGTVPVLLAGSEELKKRFLGPVAAGEAMFSYALSEADAGSDAAGMKTRAVRDGDFWVLDGAKMWITNAGESRFYTVMAVTDPGAGARGISAFVVDRDDAGVSFGPKERKLGIKGSPTRQVILEGVRIPADRIIGAEGSGFKTALATLDHTRITIAAQALGIAQGALDFALGYVKERRQFGKPVSDFQGVQFMLADMAMRLEGARQLTYHAAVKSERAMLGERVPDLTLVSSACKALASDVAMDVTTDAVQLLGGYGYTRDFPVERMMRDAKITQIYEGTNQIQRMVIARQLLK; the protein is encoded by the coding sequence ATGAGCTCTGATTTTCCCACGTACGCTCCGTCGGAGGAGCATGAGCTGCTGCGCAGCACGGTGCGCGAGCTGGCCGATGCGAAGATCGCTCCGTTCGCGGCGGAGGTGGACGAGGAGCCCCGGTTCCCGCGCGAGGCCCTCGAGGCGCTGGTGGCCAACGAGCTGCACGCGGTGCACGTGCCCGAGGTGTACGGGGGCGCGGGTGCGGACGCGCTGGCGACCGTGATCGTGATCGAGGAGGTCGCGCGGGCGTGCGGGTCGTCGTCGCTGATCCCGGCCGTGAACAAGCTGGGCACGGTGCCGGTGCTGCTGGCGGGGTCGGAGGAGCTGAAGAAGCGGTTCCTGGGGCCGGTGGCGGCGGGGGAGGCGATGTTCTCCTACGCGCTGTCGGAGGCCGACGCGGGGTCGGACGCGGCCGGGATGAAGACGCGTGCGGTGCGCGACGGTGATTTCTGGGTGCTCGACGGCGCCAAGATGTGGATCACCAACGCGGGGGAATCGCGGTTCTACACGGTGATGGCGGTGACCGATCCGGGCGCGGGGGCGCGGGGGATCTCGGCGTTCGTGGTGGATCGCGACGATGCGGGCGTCTCGTTCGGCCCCAAGGAGCGCAAGCTGGGGATCAAGGGGTCGCCGACGCGCCAGGTGATCCTGGAGGGGGTGCGGATCCCGGCGGACCGGATCATCGGTGCGGAGGGCAGCGGGTTCAAGACGGCGCTGGCGACGCTGGACCATACGCGGATCACGATCGCGGCCCAGGCGCTGGGCATCGCGCAGGGGGCGCTGGACTTCGCGCTGGGGTACGTGAAGGAACGACGGCAGTTCGGCAAGCCGGTGTCCGACTTCCAGGGTGTGCAGTTCATGCTGGCGGACATGGCGATGCGGCTGGAGGGTGCGCGGCAGCTGACGTATCACGCGGCGGTGAAGTCCGAGCGGGCGATGCTGGGTGAGCGGGTGCCGGATCTGACGCTGGTGTCGTCGGCGTGCAAGGCGCTGGCGTCGGACGTGGCGATGGACGTCACGACCGATGCGGTGCAGTTGCTGGGCGGGTACGGGTACACGCGCGACTTCCCGGTGGAGCGGATGATGCGCGACGCCAAGATCACGCAGATCTACGAGGGGACCAACCAGATCCAGCGGATGGTCATCGCCCGCCAGCTCCTCAAGTAA
- a CDS encoding UDP-glucose/GDP-mannose dehydrogenase family protein, protein MADLGFEVLGLDVDEDRIARLSGGDLPFYEPGLEPVLRRNLADGRLRFSTSFRDLADFGDVHFLCVGTPQRADGYAADLGHLDAAVAALAPLLRRPCLVVGKSTVPVGTAAHLARTLADLAPVGGDAVLAWNPEFLREGFAVHDTLHPDRIVAGLPAEQGAAGHAEKVLREVYAAALADGTPFVTADLPTAELVKTAANAFLATKISFINAMAEVCEASGADVTRLAEALALDDRIGGRFLGPGLGFGGGCLPKDIRAFMARADELGAPRALGFLREVDEINVRRRARTVEVARRALGGSFAGRAVAVLGAAFKPDSDDVRDSPALDVAAAIRAEGGTVTVHDPRAMANARRAQPSLRYAGSALEAARGADAVLLLTEWREFRELAPSDLAPVVAGRIVVDARNVLDPAAWRAAGWTYLALGRP, encoded by the coding sequence ATGGCCGACCTGGGTTTCGAGGTGCTCGGCCTGGACGTCGACGAGGACAGGATCGCGCGGCTGTCGGGCGGCGACCTCCCGTTCTACGAGCCCGGTCTGGAACCCGTCCTGCGGCGCAACCTGGCCGACGGGCGGCTGCGGTTCAGCACGTCCTTCCGGGACCTCGCGGACTTCGGGGACGTCCACTTCCTCTGCGTCGGCACCCCGCAGCGGGCCGACGGGTACGCCGCCGACCTCGGGCACCTGGACGCCGCCGTCGCGGCGCTCGCGCCGCTGCTGCGCCGCCCCTGCCTCGTCGTCGGCAAGTCGACCGTGCCCGTCGGGACCGCCGCGCACCTCGCCCGCACCCTCGCCGACCTCGCACCCGTCGGCGGCGACGCCGTCCTCGCCTGGAACCCCGAGTTCCTGCGGGAGGGCTTCGCCGTCCACGACACCCTGCACCCGGACCGGATCGTCGCCGGGCTGCCCGCCGAGCAGGGCGCCGCCGGGCACGCCGAGAAGGTCCTGCGCGAGGTCTACGCGGCGGCGCTGGCGGACGGCACCCCGTTCGTCACCGCCGACCTGCCCACCGCCGAACTCGTCAAGACGGCGGCGAACGCGTTCCTCGCCACCAAGATCTCGTTCATCAACGCGATGGCCGAGGTGTGCGAGGCGTCCGGCGCCGACGTGACGCGGCTGGCCGAGGCGCTCGCCCTCGACGACCGCATCGGCGGCCGGTTCCTCGGCCCCGGCCTCGGCTTCGGCGGCGGCTGCCTGCCCAAGGACATCCGCGCCTTCATGGCCCGCGCGGACGAGCTGGGCGCGCCGCGGGCGCTCGGGTTCCTGCGCGAGGTCGACGAGATCAACGTGCGGCGCCGCGCCCGGACGGTCGAGGTGGCCCGGCGGGCCCTCGGCGGCTCGTTCGCCGGACGCGCCGTCGCGGTGCTCGGCGCCGCGTTCAAGCCCGACTCCGACGACGTCCGCGACTCCCCCGCCCTCGACGTCGCCGCGGCGATCCGGGCGGAGGGCGGCACCGTCACCGTCCACGACCCGCGGGCGATGGCGAACGCCCGCCGCGCGCAGCCGTCCCTGCGCTACGCGGGCTCGGCGCTCGAGGCGGCCCGCGGCGCCGACGCCGTCCTGCTGCTCACCGAGTGGCGCGAGTTCCGCGAGCTGGCGCCGTCCGACCTGGCGCCCGTGGTCGCCGGGCGGATCGTCGTCGACGCCCGCAACGTCCTCGACCCGGCCGCCTGGCGCGCCGCCGGCTGGACCTACCTCGCCCTGGGCCGCCCCTGA
- a CDS encoding TetR/AcrR family transcriptional regulator, whose product MTRPSSGLHDRILGAALHLFVERGYRGTSLQDIATDVGCSKASLLYHFSNKEAILTELMVPVMREAVILDARLDDLAGPDGADAVPLVVTDFAELAIRYRREVKLLFDNLADATTLDTGYPKLEGFGERLVDAFAGRSTAIEDQVAARMALGGMFLTAADLSLDDSVLRKAMVPAALRMLGRTSG is encoded by the coding sequence ATGACACGTCCGTCCAGCGGATTGCACGACCGGATCCTCGGCGCGGCGCTGCATCTGTTCGTCGAACGCGGGTACCGGGGAACGTCACTGCAGGACATCGCGACCGACGTCGGCTGCTCCAAGGCGTCGCTGCTCTACCACTTCAGCAACAAGGAGGCGATCCTCACCGAGCTGATGGTCCCCGTCATGCGGGAGGCCGTGATCCTGGACGCGCGCCTGGACGACCTGGCGGGCCCGGACGGCGCGGACGCCGTGCCGCTCGTGGTCACCGACTTCGCCGAGCTGGCCATCCGGTACCGGCGCGAGGTCAAGCTGCTGTTCGACAACCTCGCGGACGCCACCACGCTCGACACCGGCTACCCGAAGCTCGAGGGCTTCGGGGAGCGGCTGGTGGACGCGTTCGCGGGCCGCTCGACCGCGATCGAGGACCAGGTCGCCGCGCGGATGGCGCTCGGCGGCATGTTCCTGACCGCGGCGGACCTGTCCCTGGACGACTCGGTGCTGCGGAAGGCGATGGTCCCCGCGGCACTGCGGATGCTCGGCCGCACCTCCGGCTGA